A stretch of Anaeromyxobacter dehalogenans 2CP-1 DNA encodes these proteins:
- the lpxA gene encoding acyl-ACP--UDP-N-acetylglucosamine O-acyltransferase, producing MAIHPTAIVEAGAQVDPSCDIGPYAVIGPLVRMGPGNSVGAHAVVTGRTTLGASNRIFPHAVIGGIPQDLKYRGEDTALVIGDRNTFREFATVNLGTAGGGGVTRIGSGGLFMASSHIGHDCQVGDGAIIANSVAIAGHVLIEDHVHFGGLSASHQFCRVGRLAFVGGMTGVAMDVAPYCTVAGARGELAGLNTIGMQRAGMTEEQVGRVKQAYKIVFRSSLGLAEAIAQLEAELAGHPETDHFIAFLKGSQRGITR from the coding sequence ATGGCAATCCACCCCACCGCCATCGTCGAGGCCGGCGCGCAGGTCGATCCGTCCTGCGACATCGGCCCGTACGCCGTGATCGGCCCGCTGGTTCGCATGGGCCCCGGCAACTCGGTCGGCGCGCACGCGGTCGTGACCGGCCGGACCACGCTCGGCGCGTCGAACCGGATCTTCCCGCACGCGGTCATCGGCGGCATCCCGCAGGACCTGAAGTACCGGGGCGAGGACACCGCGCTCGTCATCGGCGACCGCAACACGTTCCGCGAGTTCGCCACCGTGAACCTCGGGACCGCCGGCGGCGGCGGGGTGACCCGCATCGGCTCGGGCGGCCTGTTCATGGCGAGCAGCCACATCGGCCACGACTGCCAGGTGGGCGACGGGGCCATCATCGCGAACTCGGTCGCCATCGCCGGCCACGTGCTCATCGAGGACCACGTGCACTTCGGCGGCCTGTCCGCGTCGCACCAGTTCTGCCGCGTCGGGCGGCTCGCGTTCGTGGGCGGCATGACCGGCGTCGCCATGGACGTCGCGCCGTACTGCACCGTGGCGGGCGCGCGCGGCGAGCTGGCCGGGCTGAACACCATCGGCATGCAGCGCGCGGGCATGACCGAGGAGCAGGTCGGCCGCGTGAAGCAGGCATACAAGATCGTGTTCCGGTCGAGCCTCGGCCTGGCCGAGGCCATCGCGCAGCTCGAGGCGGAGCTCGCCGGCCACCCCGAGACCGACCACTTCATCGCGTTCCTGAAGGGCTCGCAGCGCGGCATCACCCGCTAG
- the hemE gene encoding uroporphyrinogen decarboxylase: protein MTHRFLAACRREPVDRVPVWMMRQAGRYQPSYRAVRQKVSFLELCRSPELIAQVTVAPIDEFGFDAAILFSDILVHLPAMGLDLSFEKGEKGKGDGGPKIGNPVRTRADVDALRVPVPKKDLPYVLDGVRAIRAALADRVPLIGFVGGPFTVASYAVEGGSQGFTRLKTMLYAEPATAHALFEKLTQAAIVQIEEQVAAGAHAAQIFESWLGELAREDLEEFSFPYLARIAEAVRKTGVPSILFSTGTTAHLEPMAKLGYDVVSVDWRIPIDEARARLPGVAVQGNYDSTLLLGPRDVAVARAQQLLRAAGPTPGYIFNLGHGIQVGTPTENVKAVVDAVHAFGWK, encoded by the coding sequence ATGACCCACAGATTCCTCGCCGCGTGCCGCCGTGAGCCCGTCGACCGCGTTCCCGTCTGGATGATGCGCCAGGCCGGCCGCTACCAGCCGTCCTACCGCGCCGTCCGCCAGAAGGTGAGCTTCCTGGAGCTGTGCCGCTCGCCGGAGCTCATCGCCCAGGTGACGGTCGCGCCCATCGACGAGTTCGGCTTCGACGCCGCCATCCTGTTCTCGGACATCCTGGTCCACCTGCCGGCCATGGGCCTCGACCTCTCCTTCGAGAAGGGCGAGAAGGGCAAGGGCGACGGCGGGCCGAAGATCGGCAACCCGGTGCGCACCCGCGCCGACGTGGACGCGCTGCGCGTGCCGGTCCCGAAGAAGGACCTGCCGTACGTGCTCGACGGCGTGCGCGCCATCCGCGCCGCCCTCGCCGACCGCGTGCCGCTCATCGGCTTCGTGGGCGGTCCGTTCACGGTGGCGAGCTACGCCGTCGAGGGCGGGAGCCAGGGCTTCACCCGGCTGAAGACCATGCTGTACGCCGAGCCGGCGACGGCGCACGCGCTGTTCGAGAAGCTCACCCAGGCCGCGATCGTGCAGATCGAGGAGCAGGTGGCGGCCGGCGCGCACGCGGCCCAGATCTTCGAGAGCTGGCTGGGCGAGCTGGCCCGCGAGGATCTCGAGGAGTTCAGCTTCCCGTACCTCGCCCGCATCGCCGAGGCGGTGCGCAAGACCGGCGTCCCGTCGATCCTGTTCTCCACCGGCACCACCGCGCACCTCGAGCCGATGGCGAAGCTCGGCTACGACGTCGTCTCGGTGGATTGGCGCATCCCCATCGACGAGGCGCGCGCCCGGCTGCCGGGCGTGGCGGTGCAGGGCAACTACGACTCGACGCTGCTCCTCGGGCCTCGCGACGTCGCGGTGGCGCGGGCCCAGCAGCTGCTCCGGGCGGCCGGGCCGACCCCGGGTTACATCTTCAACCTCGGCCACGGGATCCAGGTGGGCACCCCGACCGAGAACGTGAAGGCGGTGGTGGACGCGGTCCACGCCTTCGGCTGGAAGTGA
- the lpxD gene encoding UDP-3-O-(3-hydroxymyristoyl)glucosamine N-acyltransferase, protein MASYTLAELAARVGGAVEGDGSLRLDGISPLEEASASEISFFSNRKYRKAFEASRAGAVVVEPDEQVAAGRTVLRVANAYLAFAKISTLFHPPREAVPEVAPTAVIHPTARVHPSAQVMPLACVGPDAQVGARTILFPGVHVADGARVGEDCVFYHNVVVRERCAVGNRVILQPGCVIGSDGFGFAFDPEGEGKGPRHYKVPQVGNVVIEDDVEVGANTCVDRATLGTTRIGRGAKIDNLVQIAHNVQVGPLSLLVSQVGVAGSTKLGMGVVAGGQAGIVGHLEIGDGVRIGAQSGVMADVEAGETVSGSPAVPHGNWLKAMASLDHLHDMRKELRSLRREVERLRADAGEDEP, encoded by the coding sequence GTGGCGTCCTACACGCTCGCGGAGCTCGCCGCCCGCGTCGGCGGCGCGGTGGAGGGCGACGGGAGCCTGCGGCTCGACGGCATCTCGCCGCTCGAGGAGGCCTCCGCGTCCGAGATCTCGTTCTTCTCGAACCGCAAGTACCGCAAGGCGTTCGAGGCGTCGCGCGCCGGCGCGGTGGTGGTCGAGCCGGACGAGCAGGTCGCGGCCGGCCGCACGGTGCTGCGCGTCGCGAACGCGTACCTCGCGTTCGCGAAGATCTCGACGCTGTTCCACCCGCCCCGCGAGGCGGTGCCGGAGGTGGCGCCGACCGCGGTGATCCACCCGACCGCGCGGGTCCACCCGAGCGCGCAGGTGATGCCGCTCGCATGCGTCGGGCCCGACGCGCAGGTGGGCGCGCGCACCATCCTGTTCCCGGGCGTGCACGTGGCCGACGGGGCGCGGGTGGGCGAGGACTGCGTGTTCTACCACAACGTGGTGGTGCGCGAGCGCTGCGCCGTGGGCAACCGCGTCATCCTGCAGCCGGGCTGCGTGATCGGCTCCGACGGCTTCGGGTTCGCGTTCGATCCGGAGGGCGAGGGCAAGGGCCCCCGCCACTACAAGGTCCCGCAGGTCGGGAACGTGGTGATCGAGGACGACGTGGAGGTGGGCGCGAACACGTGCGTGGATCGCGCCACCCTCGGCACCACGCGCATCGGCCGCGGCGCCAAGATCGACAACCTGGTGCAGATCGCGCACAACGTCCAGGTCGGCCCGCTCAGCCTGCTCGTGTCGCAGGTGGGCGTCGCCGGCTCCACCAAGCTCGGCATGGGCGTGGTGGCGGGCGGCCAGGCCGGCATCGTCGGCCACCTCGAGATCGGCGACGGCGTGCGGATCGGCGCGCAGTCCGGCGTGATGGCCGACGTGGAGGCCGGTGAGACCGTGTCCGGCTCGCCGGCCGTGCCCCACGGCAACTGGCTGAAGGCGATGGCGTCGCTCGATCACCTGCACGACATGCGCAAGGAACTGCGCAGCCTGCGCCGCGAGGTGGAGCGGCTGCGCGCGGACGCCGGCGAGGACGAGCCATGA
- a CDS encoding DUF167 domain-containing protein has product MAWARDEGGAAVLEILVQPRASRTRAVGEHDGRLKIQLAAPPVDGAANAALVEFLAAALGVRRADVELLRGETGRRKTVRVAGITAAAAVAALAS; this is encoded by the coding sequence ATGGCCTGGGCGCGCGACGAGGGTGGCGCGGCGGTGCTGGAGATCCTGGTCCAGCCGCGCGCCTCCCGCACCCGCGCCGTGGGCGAGCACGACGGTCGGCTCAAGATCCAGCTCGCGGCGCCGCCGGTGGACGGGGCGGCCAACGCCGCCCTGGTGGAGTTCCTGGCGGCGGCGCTGGGGGTCCGGCGGGCCGACGTGGAGCTCCTCCGCGGCGAGACCGGGCGGCGCAAGACGGTCCGGGTGGCGGGCATCACCGCCGCGGCCGCGGTGGCCGCCCTGGCATCCTGA
- a CDS encoding OmpH family outer membrane protein, giving the protein MRTLARLSLLALLLSATAARAAEAKFGFVDLQRAIREVDEGKSATAVLKKDFDEKQKVIDQKKAEFDKLKAEFDKQAVVMADQAKKDKASELDRKAMELQQLFVQLQKDLSQREGEVMRGIVDKMTGVIREIAEADGFTMVFERNDAGIVYAPQSLDLTNELVRKYNARFGAGSKAAGQAKKAEPAKPAAGKK; this is encoded by the coding sequence ATGCGCACTCTCGCTCGCCTCTCCCTGCTCGCCCTCCTCCTCTCCGCCACCGCCGCCCGCGCCGCCGAGGCCAAGTTCGGCTTCGTGGACCTGCAGCGCGCCATCCGCGAGGTGGACGAGGGCAAGTCCGCCACGGCCGTGCTGAAGAAGGACTTCGACGAGAAGCAGAAGGTCATCGACCAGAAGAAGGCCGAGTTCGACAAGCTCAAGGCCGAGTTCGACAAGCAGGCGGTCGTGATGGCCGATCAGGCGAAGAAGGACAAGGCGTCCGAGCTCGACCGGAAGGCGATGGAGCTGCAGCAGCTGTTCGTGCAGCTCCAGAAGGACCTCTCGCAGCGCGAGGGCGAGGTGATGCGCGGCATCGTGGACAAGATGACCGGCGTCATCCGCGAGATCGCCGAGGCGGACGGGTTCACCATGGTGTTCGAGCGCAACGACGCGGGCATCGTGTACGCGCCGCAGTCGCTCGACCTCACCAACGAGCTGGTCCGCAAGTACAACGCCCGCTTCGGCGCCGGGAGCAAGGCCGCCGGGCAGGCGAAGAAGGCCGAGCCGGCCAAGCCGGCCGCCGGGAAGAAGTAG
- the fabZ gene encoding 3-hydroxyacyl-ACP dehydratase FabZ, whose amino-acid sequence MSESAERKSILDVVGIQKLLPHRPPFLLVDRVVEFEAHRRLVALKGVTMNEPFFQGHFPAQPVMPGVLILEALAQAAALLATMSLQPDEVKDKITYLMGIDGARFRRPVVPGDRLELEVEVTKQKGAVWKQTGVARVDGQVVAEAEFMAMLADRER is encoded by the coding sequence ATGAGCGAGAGCGCGGAGCGCAAGTCGATCCTCGACGTGGTCGGGATCCAGAAGCTGCTGCCGCACCGGCCGCCGTTCCTGCTGGTGGACCGGGTGGTGGAGTTCGAGGCGCACCGGCGGCTGGTGGCGCTGAAGGGCGTCACCATGAACGAGCCGTTCTTCCAGGGGCACTTCCCGGCCCAGCCGGTGATGCCCGGGGTGCTCATCCTGGAGGCGCTCGCCCAGGCGGCCGCGCTGCTCGCCACGATGTCCCTGCAGCCCGACGAGGTGAAGGACAAGATCACCTACCTCATGGGCATCGACGGGGCGCGCTTCCGCCGCCCGGTGGTGCCGGGCGACCGGCTCGAGCTCGAGGTCGAGGTGACGAAGCAGAAGGGCGCCGTCTGGAAGCAGACCGGCGTCGCGCGCGTCGACGGCCAGGTGGTCGCCGAGGCCGAGTTCATGGCGATGCTCGCCGACCGCGAGCGGTAG
- a CDS encoding LpxI family protein: MATIGLIAGGGRFPLLFAESARRAGHRVVAVAHKSETDPELAKQVDAITWVKLGQIGHLLEGLRAGGATECVMLGSITKKRFFADAMLDATGVRVLARVAVRSDDNLLRAMARFLEEEGVAITDPTPFLTDRLAPEGVLGRHQPTPEELEDARYGLELARGIGRLDLGQTVVVKDRVALAVEALEGTDACIRRGGELAKSGGFVVAKAVKPHQDRRFDLPAVGPDTVVSLREARGRLLAVEAGATLVMDLPRMVELADKAKIVLLGLR, translated from the coding sequence GTGGCGACCATCGGCCTCATCGCCGGCGGCGGGCGGTTCCCGCTCCTGTTCGCGGAGAGCGCGCGCCGCGCCGGCCACCGCGTGGTGGCGGTGGCGCACAAGTCCGAGACCGACCCCGAGCTGGCGAAGCAGGTGGACGCGATCACCTGGGTGAAGCTGGGGCAGATCGGCCACCTGCTGGAGGGGCTGCGCGCCGGCGGGGCCACCGAGTGCGTCATGCTCGGCTCCATCACCAAGAAGCGCTTCTTCGCCGACGCCATGCTCGACGCGACCGGCGTGCGGGTGCTGGCGCGCGTGGCGGTCCGCTCCGACGACAACCTGCTCCGGGCCATGGCGCGCTTCCTCGAGGAGGAGGGCGTCGCCATCACCGACCCGACCCCGTTCCTCACCGACCGGCTGGCGCCGGAGGGCGTGCTGGGCCGGCACCAGCCCACGCCCGAGGAGCTGGAGGACGCGCGCTACGGGCTGGAGCTGGCGCGCGGCATCGGCCGCCTCGACCTGGGACAGACGGTGGTGGTGAAGGACCGGGTGGCGCTGGCGGTCGAGGCGCTCGAGGGCACCGACGCCTGCATCCGGCGCGGCGGCGAGCTGGCGAAGTCGGGCGGCTTCGTGGTGGCGAAGGCGGTGAAGCCGCACCAGGACCGCCGCTTCGACCTGCCCGCGGTCGGGCCCGACACGGTGGTGTCGCTGCGCGAGGCGCGTGGCCGGCTGCTGGCGGTCGAGGCGGGGGCCACGCTGGTCATGGACCTCCCGCGCATGGTCGAGCTCGCCGACAAGGCGAAGATCGTGCTGCTCGGGCTGCGCTGA
- the hemN gene encoding oxygen-independent coproporphyrinogen III oxidase, with the protein MIQIPSTQLIKKYDRPGPRYTSYPTAPEWTEAFGPAQYVEHLARANQQGGPLSIYVHLPFCREMCRFCGCNVVATHDRTRADAYLDVLEKEVALVAAKLPDRRAASQLHWGGGTPTFLDEKQLVRCHDILARHFTFTSDAEKAIEIDPAITTRSQIEVLAKLGFNRISMGVQDFDARVQEVVGRIQGEKETADLVQAARDNGFKGVNLDLIYGLPYQTPDTWKKTLERILAIHPDRMAVFGFAYVPWSKPHQRLLPQEALPKTEQRVELFLSAVEAFTGAGYRLIGLDHFALESDELAVAQSGGYLYRNFQGYTVRPAEDTVAFGMTSISDIGGAYAQNAHKLKDWEAKVEAGIIPVDRGASMSADDVMRRFTINRVMCLLRLDLREIAEKFGPEGRAAIEADLRAGVKELEEDGLVTFDGDVLKVTPLGQLLVRNVAMLFDAYLKKEGGKKQFSRTV; encoded by the coding sequence GTGATCCAGATCCCGTCCACGCAGCTCATCAAGAAGTACGACCGTCCCGGGCCGCGCTACACCAGCTACCCGACCGCGCCGGAGTGGACCGAGGCGTTCGGTCCGGCGCAGTACGTCGAGCACCTGGCGCGCGCGAACCAGCAGGGCGGCCCGCTCTCCATCTACGTGCACCTCCCGTTCTGCCGGGAGATGTGCCGCTTCTGCGGCTGCAACGTGGTGGCGACGCACGATCGCACCCGCGCCGACGCCTACCTCGACGTGCTCGAGAAGGAGGTCGCGCTGGTGGCGGCGAAGCTGCCCGACCGGCGCGCGGCCTCGCAGCTCCACTGGGGCGGCGGGACGCCCACCTTCCTCGACGAGAAGCAGCTGGTGCGCTGCCACGACATCCTGGCGCGCCACTTCACGTTCACGTCCGACGCCGAGAAGGCGATCGAGATCGACCCGGCCATCACCACCCGCTCGCAGATCGAGGTGCTGGCGAAGCTCGGGTTCAACCGCATCTCGATGGGCGTGCAGGACTTCGACGCGCGGGTGCAGGAGGTGGTGGGGCGCATCCAGGGCGAGAAGGAGACCGCCGACCTGGTGCAGGCCGCCCGCGACAACGGCTTCAAGGGCGTCAACCTCGACCTGATCTACGGGCTGCCCTATCAGACGCCGGACACCTGGAAGAAGACGCTCGAGCGCATCCTCGCCATCCACCCGGACCGCATGGCGGTGTTCGGCTTCGCCTACGTGCCGTGGTCGAAGCCGCACCAGCGCCTGCTGCCGCAGGAGGCGCTGCCGAAGACCGAGCAGCGCGTGGAGCTGTTCCTGTCGGCGGTGGAGGCGTTCACCGGCGCCGGGTACCGGCTCATCGGCCTCGACCACTTCGCGCTGGAGTCGGACGAGCTGGCCGTGGCGCAGAGCGGCGGCTACCTGTACCGCAACTTCCAGGGCTACACCGTCCGCCCCGCCGAGGACACGGTGGCGTTCGGGATGACCTCCATCTCGGACATCGGCGGCGCGTACGCGCAGAACGCGCACAAGCTCAAGGACTGGGAGGCGAAGGTCGAGGCCGGGATCATCCCGGTGGACCGCGGCGCCTCCATGTCCGCGGACGACGTGATGCGGCGGTTCACCATCAACCGCGTCATGTGCCTGCTCCGCCTCGACCTCCGCGAGATCGCGGAGAAGTTCGGGCCGGAGGGCCGGGCCGCCATCGAGGCCGACCTGCGCGCCGGCGTGAAGGAGCTGGAGGAGGACGGGCTGGTCACCTTCGACGGCGACGTGCTGAAGGTGACGCCGCTCGGCCAGCTCCTGGTCCGCAACGTGGCCATGCTGTTCGACGCCTACCTGAAGAAGGAAGGCGGCAAGAAGCAGTTCTCGCGCACGGTGTAG